From a region of the Alistipes sp. ZOR0009 genome:
- a CDS encoding PNGase F N-terminal domain-containing protein: MKKNTILTITLGLCLGLGNQALAQYDKAARVVYKTYSNGKDVSGDSYTELVYANGAARIQTVKPGGNRIAEVPKEATYIDFGKESIYQMADLYTGKRVSTVTEFAKLPKFEVTSETETILGFKCKKAKAVLFSNTIEVYFTEEAGVKGSPQSSYCPNSGLVLKVVRNGNSMVKAEKVEYLKKKQIPTSVLPASYGDIMPDIRYRSMVVGSYIKTVDVFTNEQICWGSTRVNPSNEEAANETFSYAGGTVIMKKVKLPKVPQSANAFVELVQYSNGDAYDRTGSIFIVPTDKKQSFMEGIRKGAKVLPIYTDKQGKEYPGVVATPEFSPIIELMRFFTSFGVKHFNGYRAVEGLNWRDSSFFKQDVTELLPALEGEVWVGAFIGNYDKGGHKVSLKIKYHLNETEISKAPEKKYWIKPIFATINVLEMGGQPYSTMFKDDSLRVKFDVPKGVKNVTLRYITTGHGGWDTGDEFVPKRNELFLDGKSIYSFTPWRTDCGTYREYNPASGNFWNGISSSDLSRSGWCPGTLTNPVYVPISGLSEGMHEMKVYIPLGEPEGSSFSHWCLSGVLVGEIE, encoded by the coding sequence AGGACGTTAGCGGCGACAGCTACACCGAGCTGGTGTACGCCAACGGAGCGGCCCGAATCCAAACCGTTAAGCCGGGTGGAAATCGGATTGCCGAGGTGCCCAAGGAGGCTACCTACATCGACTTTGGCAAAGAGAGCATCTACCAAATGGCCGATCTCTACACCGGCAAGCGCGTGAGCACCGTTACCGAATTCGCCAAACTTCCTAAGTTCGAGGTAACCAGCGAGACTGAAACCATCCTCGGATTTAAGTGCAAAAAGGCCAAGGCGGTGCTCTTCTCGAACACCATTGAAGTATACTTTACCGAAGAAGCAGGCGTAAAGGGCTCGCCACAATCGTCGTACTGCCCCAATAGCGGGTTGGTGCTAAAGGTGGTGCGCAACGGCAACAGCATGGTAAAGGCCGAAAAGGTGGAGTATCTGAAGAAGAAGCAGATCCCAACATCGGTTTTACCAGCATCTTATGGCGATATAATGCCAGACATCCGCTACCGCTCGATGGTGGTAGGGAGCTACATCAAAACCGTAGACGTGTTTACCAACGAGCAAATCTGCTGGGGCTCTACCCGAGTAAATCCGAGCAACGAGGAGGCCGCAAACGAAACCTTCAGCTACGCCGGAGGAACGGTAATCATGAAGAAGGTTAAGCTTCCTAAGGTGCCACAAAGCGCCAACGCCTTTGTGGAGCTGGTACAGTACTCCAACGGCGATGCCTACGACCGTACCGGATCTATCTTTATTGTACCTACCGACAAGAAGCAGTCGTTTATGGAAGGCATCAGAAAAGGGGCTAAAGTTCTTCCTATATACACCGATAAGCAGGGCAAAGAGTATCCTGGCGTGGTGGCAACCCCCGAGTTCTCGCCTATTATTGAGCTAATGCGCTTTTTTACCAGCTTTGGTGTTAAGCATTTTAACGGATACCGCGCTGTAGAAGGGCTAAATTGGAGAGATTCCTCGTTCTTTAAGCAGGATGTAACCGAGCTGCTACCAGCCCTTGAAGGCGAAGTATGGGTTGGTGCCTTTATTGGCAACTACGATAAGGGAGGCCACAAGGTATCGCTAAAGATAAAGTACCATCTAAATGAAACAGAAATAAGTAAGGCTCCAGAAAAGAAGTACTGGATTAAGCCTATTTTTGCCACCATCAACGTGCTAGAAATGGGCGGACAACCCTACTCGACCATGTTTAAGGACGACTCGTTACGCGTAAAGTTCGACGTTCCGAAGGGCGTTAAGAACGTTACCCTACGCTACATTACCACCGGACACGGCGGATGGGACACCGGTGATGAGTTTGTTCCTAAAAGAAACGAGCTGTTCCTTGATGGTAAATCGATTTACAGCTTTACCCCTTGGCGCACCGACTGCGGTACCTACCGCGAGTATAACCCTGCATCGGGGAACTTCTGGAACGGCATCTCGTCGTCCGATCTAAGCCGCTCGGGCTGGTGCCCAGGCACGCTAACCAATCCGGTTTACGTACCTATCAGCGGCCTATCAGAGGGAATGCACGAGATGAAGGTTTACATTCCTCTTGGCGAACCAGAAGGATCGAGCTTTAGCCACTGGTGCCTATCGGGCGTGCTAGTTGGCGAAATTGAATAG